A region from the Mycolicibacterium phlei genome encodes:
- a CDS encoding Eco57I restriction-modification methylase domain-containing protein: MPSYDSIVVGEDWISEHYFTTDSPRESFQAKVLELRKQWDAEAAEGRDTVRRRLLGAAGELQTLLSRLAENPDAAPEAHSLIRSVLGYPEKLVDFTGERAGAELRLPNAQLSGVTSTLFLQARPVESIDELLDPETGRLLDAGEEDGKPVESVTKAVSAAFRSDEPPAFVVVQAGQWVLLAEAQRWAEGRYLAVDLLVVTERRDDKRGGELDRAAAILGRQALLPDADGNIWWTGVLEDSVKHTVGVSKDLREGIRLSIEIIANDVVRRRRERGLPLDEIDANELAKHALRFLYRILFLLYAEASPELQVLPVGAPEYGEGYGLDRLRDLTLTELVSPGAKSGTHLYESLAKLFALVDRGHHPQTPDTGDGTADPAPGLEFNALRADLFAPAATALIDQVKLSNEATQQVLQHLLLSKESKGRKGADRGFISYAELGINQLGAVYEGLMSYTGFFAEEDLYEVAKNGDPEKGSWVVPVTRADHLSESDFVTVEDEATGERVPVVHRKGTFVFRLAGRERQQSASYYTPEVLTKFVVSQALEELLDQNGKRTTPEEILQLTICEPALGSGAFAIEAVRQLAAEYLKRAQEDRSEVIDADQYQVELQKVKAYIALHQVYGVDLNATAVELAEISLWLDTMVAGLQAPWFGLHLRRGNSLIGARRAVYAPTSLAKKAWLKEVPKDVPLGDEIGAGIHHFLLPSEGWGAVIDTPEAKTYVPDKREELRLWRNSIRSNPSAPIKKRLAALAQRVETLWELTLRRLIIAESEIRRDIDVWGLESAVRAGTAVTREQIEEVLHNENGAYRRLRRVMDAWCALWYWPLTTDIEPPDWDQWGGGLEAILGVPPKEGKYEKYGQISLAGDLSWQDLEIAEDNDRTFAQALPIDKALEGFPWLTVAADIAERQGFFHWELDFAPVFARGGFDLQVGNPPWVRPDWDEAGVLAEFDPWWGLNGDPTLMSRDETLQLTGVKDIFLNERSQVAGLSAHLKSECDRPLLRNLRPDLYRCFMETTWRTMHPLGIVGLIHPETHFTEVDARKLRKAAYRRLRRHWQFRNELKLFEIGNQKEYGVHIYGCEGSVRFIQGASLFHPDTAMRSLCHDGGGEAPGIRDADDKWDLRPHSARIVEVDESTLGRWARLIDEPGIPADEACMLYPVNEASSRVLDKIAHVRRIGEATFRTTVGWIETSAKHKRYIIERSSTPTSWVDVVLQGPFFTVGTPLAKQPNESMRSNKDYTVIDLDSIGINFIPRTNYQPGLERGEYQSLYCRNENPRSIDRFRLAWREMAKSRNVRTLQTALIPPGPTHVHAVRTMCAVDSASDADLVVAAGITHSIVSDFFIKATGNEHITASTLGRLPHVRGHRLESQLLLRTLRLNCVVRPFAPLWNMLYDESWMQDSWVSPIGLDYLSRPKLGEVEQHWDWATPLRRVADRRQALVEIDAIVAIMLGITAEELLTIYRTQFPVLQKYERDALYDANGRQLPGKLAAEYRKKGRLKPEDLTVDGVTYVEPFVGVDRERDMELAHKHFSQIAESGE; the protein is encoded by the coding sequence ATGCCGTCCTACGATTCCATCGTCGTCGGCGAGGACTGGATCAGCGAGCACTACTTCACCACCGACTCACCCCGGGAATCGTTCCAGGCCAAGGTGCTCGAGCTTCGCAAACAGTGGGACGCCGAAGCCGCCGAGGGACGGGACACCGTGCGGCGACGGCTGCTCGGCGCCGCCGGCGAGTTGCAGACCCTCTTGTCGAGATTGGCAGAGAATCCCGACGCTGCGCCTGAGGCGCACTCCCTGATTCGCTCTGTGCTGGGATATCCCGAGAAGCTGGTCGATTTCACTGGGGAGCGGGCAGGCGCCGAGCTGAGGCTGCCGAATGCCCAGTTGAGTGGAGTCACAAGCACCTTGTTCCTGCAGGCACGCCCGGTTGAATCCATCGACGAGCTGCTCGATCCGGAGACCGGGCGGCTGCTCGACGCGGGGGAGGAGGACGGCAAGCCCGTCGAGTCGGTGACAAAGGCGGTGTCGGCCGCGTTCCGCAGCGACGAGCCTCCCGCGTTCGTCGTCGTGCAGGCCGGCCAATGGGTGCTGCTGGCCGAAGCTCAGCGGTGGGCCGAAGGTCGCTATCTGGCCGTCGACCTGCTGGTGGTCACCGAACGTCGTGACGACAAGCGCGGAGGTGAGCTCGATCGGGCCGCCGCCATTCTCGGACGCCAGGCGCTGCTGCCCGATGCCGACGGAAACATCTGGTGGACAGGAGTTCTCGAAGACTCAGTCAAACACACCGTCGGGGTGTCCAAGGATCTGCGCGAGGGCATCCGACTGTCCATCGAGATCATCGCCAACGACGTGGTGCGACGCCGACGTGAGCGGGGCCTGCCGCTGGACGAGATCGACGCCAACGAGCTCGCCAAGCACGCGCTGCGCTTCCTCTACCGCATTCTTTTCCTCCTCTACGCCGAAGCCTCACCGGAGCTCCAGGTGCTGCCGGTCGGCGCCCCGGAGTACGGCGAGGGCTACGGGCTGGATCGGCTGCGGGATCTCACCCTGACCGAATTGGTCTCTCCCGGTGCGAAATCGGGAACTCACCTGTACGAGTCGTTGGCCAAACTGTTCGCGCTCGTCGACCGTGGGCATCATCCACAAACGCCGGATACCGGTGACGGCACCGCCGATCCGGCACCCGGCTTGGAGTTCAACGCGCTGCGTGCGGACCTGTTCGCTCCCGCCGCGACTGCCCTCATCGACCAGGTGAAGCTGAGCAACGAGGCGACGCAACAGGTATTGCAACACCTGCTGCTGTCGAAGGAGTCCAAGGGGCGCAAGGGCGCCGACCGCGGGTTCATCTCCTACGCCGAGCTCGGCATCAACCAGCTCGGCGCGGTGTACGAGGGCCTGATGTCCTACACAGGTTTCTTCGCCGAAGAGGACCTCTACGAGGTCGCCAAGAACGGTGACCCGGAGAAGGGTTCGTGGGTGGTTCCGGTGACCCGCGCCGACCACCTCTCGGAGTCCGATTTCGTGACGGTCGAGGACGAGGCCACCGGTGAACGTGTCCCGGTGGTGCACCGGAAAGGCACCTTTGTGTTCCGTCTCGCGGGTCGGGAACGTCAGCAGTCGGCTTCCTACTACACACCGGAGGTGCTGACGAAGTTCGTGGTCTCCCAGGCGCTGGAGGAGCTGCTCGACCAGAACGGCAAACGCACCACGCCGGAGGAGATTCTCCAGCTGACCATCTGCGAGCCAGCGCTGGGATCGGGTGCCTTCGCGATTGAGGCGGTCCGTCAACTGGCCGCCGAGTACCTCAAGCGTGCGCAGGAGGACCGCAGCGAGGTCATCGACGCCGACCAGTATCAGGTCGAGCTGCAGAAGGTGAAGGCCTACATCGCACTGCACCAGGTGTACGGGGTGGATCTGAACGCGACGGCGGTGGAGCTTGCCGAGATCTCACTGTGGCTGGACACCATGGTCGCGGGGTTGCAGGCGCCGTGGTTCGGGCTGCATCTGCGGCGCGGCAACTCGCTGATCGGTGCACGGCGAGCCGTGTATGCCCCGACGTCGCTTGCGAAGAAAGCCTGGCTGAAGGAAGTCCCCAAGGATGTCCCGCTCGGAGACGAGATCGGTGCGGGTATCCACCACTTCCTGCTGCCGTCCGAAGGCTGGGGTGCCGTCATCGACACACCCGAGGCGAAGACTTACGTCCCGGACAAGCGTGAAGAACTGCGACTGTGGCGCAACAGCATCCGCTCCAATCCGAGTGCTCCGATCAAGAAACGCCTCGCCGCGCTCGCGCAGCGAGTGGAAACGTTGTGGGAGTTGACGCTGCGTCGGCTGATCATCGCGGAATCGGAGATCCGCCGCGACATCGACGTGTGGGGGCTCGAGTCAGCCGTTCGGGCGGGCACCGCCGTCACCCGCGAACAGATCGAAGAAGTCCTCCACAACGAGAACGGCGCATACCGGAGGCTGCGCCGCGTGATGGACGCCTGGTGCGCCCTGTGGTACTGGCCGCTAACCACCGACATCGAACCACCCGACTGGGACCAGTGGGGCGGCGGGCTGGAGGCGATCCTCGGCGTGCCGCCGAAGGAGGGCAAGTACGAAAAGTACGGGCAGATCAGCCTGGCCGGCGACCTGAGTTGGCAGGACCTGGAAATTGCTGAGGACAACGACCGCACCTTCGCTCAGGCGCTGCCGATCGACAAGGCGCTGGAGGGGTTTCCCTGGCTGACTGTCGCGGCTGATATCGCTGAAAGGCAGGGGTTCTTCCACTGGGAGCTGGATTTTGCACCGGTGTTTGCCCGCGGGGGTTTCGACCTCCAGGTTGGAAATCCACCGTGGGTGCGCCCCGACTGGGATGAGGCTGGTGTGCTGGCGGAGTTCGACCCGTGGTGGGGTTTAAACGGAGACCCCACTCTGATGAGCAGAGACGAAACGCTTCAGTTGACAGGAGTCAAGGACATCTTCCTGAACGAGCGTAGCCAAGTGGCGGGGTTGAGCGCTCACCTGAAGTCTGAGTGCGATCGTCCACTGCTTCGGAATCTGCGTCCGGATCTTTACCGTTGTTTCATGGAAACAACCTGGAGAACGATGCATCCACTAGGTATCGTCGGATTGATTCATCCGGAAACGCATTTTACAGAAGTTGATGCGAGAAAGCTGCGAAAAGCTGCGTATCGCCGCCTTAGGAGGCATTGGCAATTTCGAAACGAACTGAAATTATTCGAGATTGGCAACCAGAAGGAGTATGGGGTTCACATTTATGGGTGTGAGGGGTCCGTTCGCTTCATTCAGGGGGCATCGCTCTTCCATCCAGACACTGCGATGCGTTCGCTCTGCCACGACGGTGGCGGTGAGGCGCCTGGCATACGAGACGCAGATGATAAATGGGACTTGCGCCCCCACTCTGCCCGAATTGTTGAGGTCGATGAGTCGACACTCGGGCGCTGGGCGAGACTAATCGATGAACCAGGCATCCCTGCGGACGAGGCATGCATGCTGTACCCCGTCAATGAAGCGAGTAGTCGGGTATTGGACAAGATCGCGCACGTTCGACGGATTGGTGAAGCGACCTTCAGAACGACCGTCGGTTGGATCGAGACATCCGCAAAGCATAAGCGATACATAATAGAGAGGTCGTCTACGCCTACTTCTTGGGTCGATGTCGTTCTGCAAGGGCCATTTTTTACGGTGGGCACGCCGCTGGCGAAGCAGCCAAACGAAAGTATGCGAAGCAATAAAGATTATACCGTGATTGATCTCGATTCAATCGGAATCAACTTCATTCCTCGGACGAACTATCAACCCGGATTGGAGCGTGGCGAGTATCAATCACTGTATTGTCGAAATGAGAATCCTAGATCGATCGACCGATTCCGGCTCGCGTGGCGGGAGATGGCAAAATCGCGGAATGTTCGTACTTTGCAAACTGCTCTAATCCCGCCCGGTCCCACCCATGTGCATGCGGTGCGTACGATGTGCGCGGTTGATTCTGCTTCGGATGCAGATCTGGTGGTGGCCGCTGGTATAACCCACTCGATTGTGAGCGACTTCTTTATAAAGGCGACGGGTAACGAGCATATCACGGCTTCGACCTTGGGTCGCCTCCCGCACGTTAGGGGGCACCGACTTGAGTCCCAGCTTCTTCTCCGGACCTTGCGCTTGAATTGCGTCGTTCGCCCGTTCGCCCCTTTGTGGAACATGCTTTATGACGAATCGTGGATGCAGGACTCGTGGGTTAGTCCCATTGGATTGGACTATCTCAGTCGGCCGAAATTGGGTGAGGTTGAGCAACATTGGGACTGGGCTACGCCGCTCCGTCGCGTCGCCGACCGTCGTCAAGCTCTCGTCGAGATCGACGCCATCGTCGCGATTATGCTCGGCATCACCGCTGAGGAGCTTTTGACGATTTACCGGACGCAATTCCCAGTGCTGCAGAAGTACGAACGGGATGCCCTCTATGACGCCAACGGCCGCCAGCTGCCGGGCAAGCTGGCGGCGGAGTATCGCAAGAAGGGCAGGTTGAAGCCGGAGGACCTCACAGTGGACGGCGTCACCTACGTCGAGCCGTTCGTCGGGGTTGACCGCGAACGCGATATGGAGCTGGCGCACAAACACTTCAGCCAGATCGCTGAGTCGGGGGAGTAA
- a CDS encoding DEAD/DEAH box helicase encodes MGALLPTLQATHLREGLTDYLATTFALTDPDAQAALTDFIGDPDNGMFKGPYVRLRLPFAPAGDDWRRHLDWWPTDFVPYGHQARAFQRLSTRHQERPQPTLVTTGTGSGKTEAFLYPILDHVLRARKAGVTGMKALILYPMNALANDQAERLARLIFGDPRLAAVTAGLYTGEHGSGGRTRVSADSLITDRELMHDAPPDILLTNYKMLDHMLLRPDRANMWRLSAESLQYLVLDEFHTYDGAQGTDVAMLLRRLGLTLKAHWTADSKVTEDDRARPLGRVTPVATSATLGSRAAPTAMLDFAYTVFGEPFSDDAVIGETRLMPDEWRRARSGAHDHAWKPIEPVLPDALERINALDRAGGDNHAVATAVFAELFERVDRPELLGNPTQSELFDTPGQADLFGPPTHSTDPATGSDPSVAEMLDQLKRHRFIQDVLEHAVEAVSLPDLAERVFPAVPVDRDAARTRDIQNRFLEFVFAMLSHVRAEAGRAALGVDVHLWIRELSRVDRAVRAAAQYRWSDDGTTVDDELYLPAVYCRHCGRSGWGARLAPTGNALDVTDEEIRADHAAGTARFRALISAPVEAQVPGGVKGLRWFHLDHRELVDTTPNPQSPDVINGRVLPVLTLSGPDADEESKRDTCPACGAADGIRFLGSAIATQLSVTLSNLFGDKNLDAAEKKALMFTDSVQDAAHRAGFVQARSHSLSLRTALRGALGDAEMDLDELARAVIDRAGDDPMLRYQLLPPDLVDRDEFVAFWKTDVHPNSRRAAENKAKRRLRFDVDLEFGLQSRTGRTLELTGSVAAEVYLGAPHRAPILGRRALERADSAQLLLTGVSDAALAQWVRGTVERIRTRGGIHHDWLRPYLEKNASRYHIWGGRPRSQGMPAFPKGRQAPAFPALKSGTGALPEGFDPITAPSSWYAQWTSRCLDVSPHDATFLAKALFTELAEQMLLSTVTTETGSVVYGLSAADVQVSAPTLEALERGRHLLVCDICRTPVPGSATTVDELDGAPCTLIRCPGRLHRSARTDNFYRRLYDSAEMKRVVAREHTSLLPTKTRLAYETAFKRGGTDPQAPNVLVATPTLEMGIDIGDLSTVMLGSLPRSVASYLQRVGRAGRLTGNSLVLAYVRGRGEHLPKLFDPLSVIQGEVRPPATFLNAEEILQRQYIAHIVDEFARDPQLPEPRDARSVLGDSGVNGWLDHLIDTAAVRADELLNRFLAQFGDLLSPEAVAGLRAWASPPPQGGPSGLTERLTAAAHQWQLDLKQLNERLATVEAELPEFERRATSPAATDDDRRAFKIAKGTRKLLGAQITSLTRDYWISVLERYGVLPNYTLLDDSVTLDVGVTWIDPDTNDYMGEQLSYQRGSRVALTELAPGATFYAQGLAVTIDAVDLGAGESNIRVWQVCPQCGWVHDSPSAAVTEPVSSCPRCDSTGIADVGQHLSVVEMTRVSAEVRRDEATINDLRDNRHRELFTVVTAADIDPAQVGRTWYRSGSSFGAEYLRRLDIRWINLGARASKGKPRMIAGQEAASGLFRVCASCGQLDREAGRNSRYEHRSWCRLRTSATEDVRDIALARRLRTQGVLLHLPPEMEYDTFAHPSLAAAILLGLREVIGGSPEHLDVATISDALWAPDRRALLIHDTVPGGTGYLAEFADHRKVFAVLAAARQILRECPCRDEERLACHRCLLPFAAPYEMDRVSRVTALKLLDGILDIGAHGTPDLESWTAEVTEHTPPSMPLSDESFLERDFYRSFVERLKLVGAAVVEKPGMHGPSATITVQGSKSRKWSLRPQVALGFVKPDFVLQTADPDIPRIAIFTDGRAFHAVPGCNRVADDADKRAALREAGYLVWSLGHEDLQRFKSAESVEPTWLDQKAANFVTSRFHVQPGLVRLLAKDPVSQLLEFILEPDIEAWRHFSTWMPYLFVRGDNRRKSDCGTVSSAALAALDGSTPFEASGPDMCWSYTDGGLTIAAGVHTPSDPPRAMLAVDDRDDRLEDSGGQAWKEWLRLSNWLAISDAGRVTTRTLLASAPAPEMTDAGAPELSAEWQRLLDEAVSDAERELIRALAAAGASAPELGYETTDGEVLDLAWTDARVAVVFDQSEPVDGWTLCSPDVGEILNALKSNGVV; translated from the coding sequence ATGGGCGCACTTCTGCCCACACTTCAGGCCACACATCTGCGTGAAGGTCTGACCGATTACCTGGCAACGACTTTCGCGCTGACCGATCCCGATGCTCAGGCAGCGCTCACCGACTTCATCGGTGATCCCGACAACGGCATGTTCAAGGGGCCGTATGTGCGGTTGCGGTTGCCGTTCGCGCCGGCTGGAGATGACTGGCGTCGCCATCTGGATTGGTGGCCCACCGATTTCGTTCCGTACGGGCATCAGGCGCGGGCATTCCAGCGGCTCTCCACCCGGCACCAGGAGCGGCCCCAACCCACCCTGGTCACCACCGGCACCGGCTCCGGTAAGACCGAGGCGTTCCTGTACCCCATCCTCGACCACGTGCTGCGCGCCCGGAAGGCCGGCGTTACCGGGATGAAGGCGCTGATCCTCTACCCGATGAACGCGCTCGCCAACGATCAGGCCGAGCGACTCGCCAGGCTCATCTTCGGCGACCCGAGGCTGGCCGCGGTCACCGCCGGCCTCTACACCGGTGAGCACGGGAGCGGCGGCCGTACCCGCGTGTCGGCCGATAGCCTGATCACCGACCGCGAACTCATGCACGACGCGCCGCCGGACATCCTGCTCACCAACTACAAGATGCTCGACCACATGCTGCTGCGTCCGGACCGCGCCAACATGTGGCGGCTGTCCGCCGAATCGCTGCAGTACCTGGTGCTCGACGAGTTCCACACCTATGACGGCGCGCAGGGCACCGACGTCGCCATGCTGCTGCGTCGTCTCGGACTCACCCTCAAAGCCCACTGGACCGCCGATTCGAAGGTCACCGAGGACGACCGGGCCCGACCCCTCGGCAGGGTGACCCCAGTCGCGACGTCAGCGACCCTCGGCTCCCGGGCGGCACCTACCGCCATGCTCGACTTCGCGTACACCGTTTTCGGTGAACCCTTCAGCGACGATGCGGTGATCGGCGAAACCCGACTCATGCCGGACGAATGGCGCAGAGCCCGCTCAGGCGCCCACGACCACGCGTGGAAGCCGATCGAACCGGTCCTTCCCGATGCCCTTGAACGGATCAACGCCCTCGACCGGGCCGGTGGCGACAACCATGCCGTCGCAACGGCTGTCTTCGCGGAGCTCTTCGAGCGGGTTGATCGACCGGAACTTCTCGGAAACCCCACCCAATCCGAGCTTTTCGACACGCCGGGGCAGGCTGATCTGTTCGGGCCGCCCACCCATTCAACCGATCCCGCTACCGGTTCGGATCCGAGCGTCGCCGAGATGCTGGACCAACTCAAACGGCATCGGTTCATCCAGGATGTCCTGGAGCACGCCGTTGAGGCGGTGTCCCTGCCCGATCTGGCCGAACGCGTCTTCCCGGCGGTACCCGTCGACCGGGACGCCGCCCGGACCCGCGACATCCAGAACCGGTTCCTGGAGTTCGTCTTCGCCATGCTCTCCCACGTGCGTGCCGAGGCCGGGCGTGCGGCGCTCGGTGTCGACGTACACCTGTGGATCCGCGAACTCAGCAGGGTCGACCGCGCGGTGCGTGCCGCCGCGCAGTACCGGTGGTCTGACGACGGCACCACCGTCGACGACGAGCTGTATCTCCCCGCGGTGTACTGCCGGCACTGCGGACGTTCGGGCTGGGGTGCCCGACTCGCACCGACCGGCAACGCTCTGGACGTCACCGACGAGGAGATCCGCGCCGACCACGCCGCCGGGACCGCCCGGTTCCGTGCGCTGATCTCCGCACCCGTCGAGGCGCAGGTACCCGGGGGTGTCAAAGGCCTGCGGTGGTTTCACCTCGACCACCGCGAACTCGTGGACACCACCCCCAACCCGCAGAGTCCCGACGTCATCAACGGTCGCGTACTGCCGGTGCTCACCCTCAGCGGTCCCGACGCCGACGAGGAGTCGAAGCGAGACACCTGCCCCGCCTGCGGGGCCGCCGACGGGATCCGGTTCCTCGGAAGCGCCATCGCCACCCAGCTGTCGGTGACCCTGTCGAACCTGTTCGGCGACAAGAACCTCGACGCCGCCGAGAAGAAGGCGTTGATGTTCACCGACAGCGTGCAGGACGCCGCCCACCGCGCCGGTTTCGTCCAGGCTCGGTCTCACAGTCTGAGCCTCCGCACGGCACTTCGCGGCGCCCTGGGCGACGCCGAGATGGACCTGGACGAGTTGGCCCGGGCCGTCATCGACCGGGCCGGCGACGACCCCATGCTGCGGTACCAACTGCTGCCGCCGGACCTCGTGGACCGCGACGAGTTCGTCGCGTTCTGGAAGACCGACGTGCACCCCAACTCACGGCGGGCCGCGGAGAACAAGGCCAAACGCCGGCTGCGGTTCGACGTCGACCTCGAGTTCGGACTGCAGTCCCGCACCGGCCGAACCCTCGAACTCACCGGCAGCGTCGCAGCCGAGGTGTATCTCGGCGCGCCGCACAGGGCTCCGATCCTGGGGCGCCGTGCCCTCGAGAGGGCCGACTCCGCGCAACTGCTCTTGACCGGGGTGTCCGACGCGGCGCTGGCCCAATGGGTACGCGGCACGGTCGAACGGATCCGCACCCGCGGCGGCATCCACCACGACTGGCTTCGGCCGTACCTCGAGAAGAACGCCAGCCGCTACCACATCTGGGGTGGACGCCCCCGCAGCCAGGGCATGCCCGCCTTCCCGAAAGGCCGCCAAGCCCCCGCATTCCCGGCACTCAAGTCCGGGACCGGCGCGCTGCCGGAGGGATTCGATCCGATCACCGCGCCCTCATCCTGGTACGCCCAATGGACGTCGCGCTGCCTCGACGTCAGCCCCCACGACGCGACGTTCCTGGCCAAGGCGCTGTTCACCGAACTCGCCGAACAGATGCTGTTGTCCACCGTCACGACCGAGACGGGTTCGGTTGTCTACGGACTGTCAGCGGCCGACGTGCAGGTCAGTGCGCCCACGTTGGAGGCGCTCGAACGCGGCCGGCACCTGCTGGTCTGCGACATCTGCCGAACCCCGGTCCCGGGAAGCGCCACCACCGTCGACGAACTCGACGGCGCACCATGCACGCTGATCCGCTGCCCGGGACGGCTGCACCGCAGTGCGAGAACCGACAACTTCTACCGCAGGCTGTACGACTCAGCGGAGATGAAACGCGTTGTCGCACGCGAACACACGAGCCTGCTGCCGACCAAGACCCGGCTCGCCTACGAAACCGCCTTCAAACGTGGTGGAACGGATCCGCAGGCACCCAACGTGCTCGTCGCGACCCCGACGTTGGAGATGGGTATCGATATCGGCGACCTGTCCACCGTCATGCTCGGATCGCTACCGCGCTCGGTCGCCTCGTATCTGCAACGAGTCGGCCGCGCGGGTCGACTCACCGGCAACTCCCTTGTGCTGGCCTATGTCCGGGGCCGTGGTGAACATCTGCCGAAACTCTTCGATCCGCTGTCGGTCATCCAAGGTGAGGTCCGGCCGCCGGCGACATTCCTCAACGCCGAGGAGATCCTGCAACGTCAGTACATCGCGCACATCGTCGACGAGTTCGCCCGCGATCCCCAGCTGCCCGAACCCAGGGACGCGCGCTCGGTCCTCGGTGACAGCGGGGTGAATGGCTGGCTTGACCATCTGATCGACACGGCCGCCGTCAGGGCCGATGAACTCCTGAACCGCTTCCTGGCTCAATTCGGCGACCTCCTCAGCCCCGAGGCCGTCGCCGGCCTGCGCGCATGGGCCAGCCCCCCACCGCAGGGCGGACCAAGCGGTCTCACCGAACGACTGACGGCCGCGGCGCACCAGTGGCAACTCGACCTCAAACAACTCAACGAGCGGCTGGCCACCGTCGAGGCGGAACTGCCCGAGTTCGAACGTCGCGCCACCTCACCGGCGGCCACCGACGACGACCGGCGCGCCTTCAAGATCGCCAAGGGCACACGCAAGCTGTTGGGGGCCCAGATCACCTCGCTGACGCGTGACTACTGGATCTCGGTTCTCGAACGCTACGGGGTTCTGCCCAACTACACCCTGCTCGACGACTCGGTCACCCTCGACGTCGGTGTCACGTGGATCGATCCGGACACCAACGACTACATGGGGGAACAACTCAGCTATCAGCGCGGCTCCCGCGTCGCCCTCACCGAACTGGCCCCGGGCGCCACCTTCTACGCCCAGGGACTCGCGGTCACCATCGACGCGGTGGACCTGGGGGCCGGCGAATCCAACATCCGCGTATGGCAGGTCTGCCCGCAGTGCGGCTGGGTGCACGACAGCCCGTCGGCAGCGGTGACAGAACCCGTGTCGAGCTGCCCGCGCTGCGACAGCACCGGGATCGCCGACGTGGGCCAGCACCTGTCCGTCGTCGAGATGACCCGGGTCTCCGCGGAAGTGCGCCGCGACGAGGCCACCATCAACGATCTGCGCGACAACCGCCACCGCGAGCTCTTCACGGTGGTGACCGCCGCCGACATCGATCCTGCGCAGGTGGGGCGCACGTGGTACCGCTCGGGTTCGTCCTTCGGCGCGGAATACCTGCGACGCCTGGACATCCGCTGGATCAACCTCGGCGCGCGGGCGTCCAAGGGCAAGCCACGGATGATCGCCGGGCAGGAAGCGGCCAGCGGCCTGTTCCGGGTGTGCGCCTCCTGCGGCCAACTCGACCGGGAGGCCGGCCGCAACAGTCGATACGAGCACCGCTCCTGGTGCCGCCTGCGGACATCGGCCACCGAGGACGTCCGCGACATCGCCCTGGCACGCCGTCTGCGCACTCAGGGGGTGCTGCTGCATCTCCCCCCGGAGATGGAGTACGACACGTTCGCCCACCCGAGCCTCGCCGCGGCGATTCTGCTCGGCCTGCGCGAGGTGATCGGCGGATCCCCCGAGCACCTCGATGTGGCCACCATCAGTGACGCGCTCTGGGCACCCGATCGTCGTGCCCTCCTGATCCACGACACCGTTCCCGGCGGTACCGGCTATCTGGCCGAATTCGCGGACCACCGCAAGGTTTTCGCAGTACTCGCCGCCGCCCGGCAGATCCTGCGGGAGTGCCCCTGCCGCGACGAGGAACGCCTGGCCTGTCACCGATGCCTGTTGCCGTTCGCCGCGCCCTACGAGATGGACAGGGTGTCGCGAGTCACCGCGCTGAAGCTGCTCGACGGCATTCTGGACATCGGAGCCCACGGCACCCCAGACCTCGAATCCTGGACCGCCGAGGTGACCGAGCACACGCCGCCCAGCATGCCGCTGAGCGACGAGTCGTTCCTGGAGCGCGACTTCTATCGATCGTTCGTCGAACGACTCAAACTCGTGGGCGCGGCCGTCGTGGAGAAACCCGGTATGCACGGCCCGTCAGCCACAATCACCGTGCAGGGCAGCAAGTCCCGGAAGTGGTCATTGCGACCGCAGGTTGCGCTGGGCTTCGTGAAGCCGGACTTCGTGCTGCAGACCGCCGACCCCGACATCCCCCGCATCGCGATCTTCACTGACGGGCGCGCGTTCCACGCGGTTCCCGGTTGCAACCGAGTCGCCGACGACGCCGACAAACGCGCCGCGCTGCGCGAAGCCGGCTATCTGGTGTGGTCATTGGGACACGAGGACCTGCAGAGGTTCAAGTCCGCAGAATCAGTTGAGCCGACCTGGCTCGACCAGAAGGCGGCGAACTTCGTCACCAGCAGGTTCCACGTTCAACCCGGATTGGTGCGACTGCTCGCCAAAGACCCGGTGTCCCAACTGTTGGAATTCATTCTCGAGCCTGATATCGAGGCATGGCGACATTTCAGCACCTGGATGCCGTATCTGTTCGTTCGCGGCGACAACAGGAGGAAATCCGACTGCGGCACTGTCTCCTCCGCGGCGCTGGCGGCCCTGGACGGATCCACCCCGTTCGAGGCGTCCGGCCCGGACATGTGCTGGTCCTACACCGACGGGGGCCTCACCATCGCCGCCGGCGTACACACGCCGTCGGATCCACCGCGGGCGATGCTCGCTGTCGATGACCGTGACGACCGGCTCGAGGACTCCGGCGGACAGGCGTGGAAGGAGTGGCTGCGCCTGTCGAACTGGCTCGCGATCAGCGATGCCGGACGCGTCACCACGCGAACTCTTCTGGCATCCGCACCGGCGCCTGAGATGACGGACGCCGGCGCGCCCGAACTGTCAGCTGAGTGGCAACGGCTGCTTGACGAGGCGGTATCGGATGCTGAACGAGAACTTATCCGTGCGTTGGCCGCGGCCGGTGCGTCAGCACCTGAGCTCGGGTACGAGACGACCGACGGTGAGGTGCTCGATCTGGCCTGGACAGACGCACGGGTGGCTGTGGTGTTCGACCAGAGCGAACCGGTGGACGGATGGACCCTTTGTTCTCCCGATGTCGGAGAGATTCTTAACGCGTTGAAGTCGAACGGAGTGGTGTAG